The Paraburkholderia megapolitana genomic sequence TGCAGGCCATCTCGCACTCGCTGCCGCACTAATCGATGTCGGCGGCGGGCTGGTTTATCGTGTTGTTGGCGCTGGTCGGCGCCAACCTGCCGTTCCTGAATCAGCGCATCTTCGCTTGTGTGCCCTTCGGGGTCGTGAAGAAGAGCGCGTGGATCCGGATCGGCGAACTGATCGTGCTGTATTTCGCGGTCGGCGCACTGGGCTTCATGCTCGAAGCGCGGGCCGGTAATCGTTTCGAGCAGGGCTGGCAGTTCTATGCAATTACGTTCAGCCTGTTCGTCGTGTTCGCGTTCCCCGGCTTCACTTTCCAGTATCTTCTCAAACGCCGCTGACGGCTCACGCCGTCGCGCACCACGCTGTTCCGAGGTCGCATATGGCTGAAGTTCCCGATCACACCGCTGCGCTTACCGAGAAGTGCATCGAGAGCAAGACGCTGCATCAGGGCCACTTCCTGACGCTCAAGTGCGATACCGTCGAATTGCCGGACGGCAAGCACGCAACGCGCGAGTATGTGAAGCATCCGGGAGCGGTGATGGTGATTCCGCTGCTCGACGACGGTCATGTGCTGCTCGAAAGCCAGTTCCGCTATCCGATCGGCAAGGTGATGGTCGAATATCCGGCCGGCAAGCTCGATCCGAGCGAAGGGTCGCTCGCCTGTGCGAAGCGCGAGCTGCTCGAGGAAACGGGCTACACCGCGCGCGAATATCTGTTCCTCACGCGCATCCATCCGATCATCTCGTACTCGACCGAGTTCATCGACATCTACCTCGCGCGTGGGTTGACTGCGGGCGAGCGCAAGCTCGATGAAGGCGAGTTTCTCGAACTGTTCACGGCGACGCCTGCGGACATGTCCGAGTGGGTTCGCACCGGCAAGGTCACCGATGTGAAGACGATCATCGGGACGTTCTGGCTCGAGAAGGTGTTGTCGGGCGCATGGTCGGCGACGGAGCCGGCGCAGGGCTGACGGAGCGCTCGCGCAGCGACGGCGATGAACGAACCACGACGGCAGCCATGCAGGCTGCCGTTGTTGCTTCTGCGGGGCCGCCACAGCTTATACGACACGACATGCAGCCAAGCCCCCGTCGGCACGCTTTGTTCTGACGCGCTAGAATCCGGCAACCGTTCCGGGTGACCGTGTCCGGGCAACCCGTTCCGGCGATCGTGCGCAGAATCGATACCACCGGACCACGCCAATATTTACGAACGGTCGTTCACAAAATTCCATTTTGCGCTAAACTCACACGCAAGCCCTGATTCCACATGAAGGTCCTCGATTTACAGTGCCCGCACGGCCATCGGTTCGAAGGCTGGTTCGCTTCCACCGACGATTTCGAATCGCAGTTGTCCCGCAAGCTCGTCGAATGTCCGATCTGTGGGGCAA encodes the following:
- a CDS encoding NUDIX domain-containing protein; translated protein: MAEVPDHTAALTEKCIESKTLHQGHFLTLKCDTVELPDGKHATREYVKHPGAVMVIPLLDDGHVLLESQFRYPIGKVMVEYPAGKLDPSEGSLACAKRELLEETGYTAREYLFLTRIHPIISYSTEFIDIYLARGLTAGERKLDEGEFLELFTATPADMSEWVRTGKVTDVKTIIGTFWLEKVLSGAWSATEPAQG
- a CDS encoding DUF2818 family protein — protein: MSAAGWFIVLLALVGANLPFLNQRIFACVPFGVVKKSAWIRIGELIVLYFAVGALGFMLEARAGNRFEQGWQFYAITFSLFVVFAFPGFTFQYLLKRR